From the genome of Rathayibacter sp. VKM Ac-2759, one region includes:
- a CDS encoding ABC transporter permease, which produces MTTTAEPSTATERLSTTARRRRPARSGWTTFLLGLPVPILFVLLWQFGRAGEWELPFGIRMAFLPYPGDVLVSLIDYAFAGLRNDAFSGGLWADLGASAGRVFGGFALATVIAIPLGVLMGRYYTVNSLFDPFINLFRPVPATAWVPLVALLIGYGDQASIFLITLSAFFPIVLGTISGARQVPPRLIEAARMLGTGTAGVLARVVLPASAAAIVNGMRVGLGLAWVVLVLSETTGVSTGLGSTIFLARDVVRTDLIVVGMICIAIAGFASDRLLLLVFRLLFGRRPLIK; this is translated from the coding sequence GTGACGACCACGGCCGAGCCGTCGACGGCGACCGAGCGGCTCTCGACCACGGCGCGCAGGCGCCGGCCCGCCCGCTCGGGCTGGACCACGTTCCTGCTCGGCCTGCCCGTCCCGATCCTGTTCGTGCTGCTCTGGCAGTTCGGGCGGGCGGGCGAGTGGGAGCTGCCGTTCGGCATCCGGATGGCGTTCCTGCCCTACCCGGGCGACGTGCTCGTCTCGCTGATCGACTACGCGTTCGCGGGCCTGCGGAACGACGCCTTCAGCGGCGGGCTCTGGGCCGACCTCGGCGCGAGCGCGGGCCGCGTGTTCGGCGGCTTCGCGCTGGCCACGGTGATCGCGATCCCGCTCGGCGTGCTGATGGGCCGCTACTACACGGTCAACTCGCTGTTCGATCCGTTCATCAACCTGTTCCGGCCGGTGCCGGCGACCGCCTGGGTGCCGCTCGTGGCTCTGCTCATCGGCTACGGCGACCAGGCGTCGATCTTCCTGATCACGCTCTCGGCCTTCTTCCCGATCGTGCTCGGCACCATCAGCGGCGCGCGGCAGGTGCCGCCCCGGCTGATCGAGGCCGCGCGGATGCTGGGCACCGGCACCGCGGGCGTCCTCGCGCGGGTCGTGCTGCCCGCCTCCGCCGCCGCGATCGTGAACGGCATGCGAGTGGGCCTCGGGCTCGCCTGGGTCGTGCTGGTGCTCAGCGAGACGACGGGAGTGAGCACGGGCCTCGGCTCGACGATCTTCCTCGCGCGCGACGTCGTGCGCACCGACCTGATCGTGGTCGGGATGATCTGCATCGCGATCGCGGGCTTCGCCTCCGACCGCCTGCTCCTCCTGGTCTTCCGTCTGCTCTTCGGCCGCCGGCCGCTCATCAAGTGA
- a CDS encoding oxidoreductase, with protein MTTWLITGCSTGLGRALATAVLEHGHDVVVTARDVDSVRDIAEQHPGSALALALDVTDEAQVAAAVAAAEERFGGVDVLVNNAGYGYRAAVEEGEDEDVQRLFDTQLFGTVRTVKAVLPGMRSRRSGTIVNLSSIGARVSPEGSGYYAAVKAAIEALTLSLRKEVAPLGITAFSVEPGGFRTDFAGRSLTQSSQPIADYADTAGKRRKENDTVHGTQAGDPAKAAAALIQVVEAESTPSLLLLGNDASDAYRTALNALLAEADEWEALSRSTDF; from the coding sequence ATGACCACCTGGCTCATCACCGGCTGCTCCACCGGACTCGGCCGCGCGCTCGCGACCGCCGTCCTCGAGCACGGGCACGACGTCGTCGTCACCGCCCGCGACGTCGACTCGGTGCGCGACATCGCCGAGCAGCACCCCGGCTCCGCTCTCGCGCTGGCGCTCGACGTGACCGACGAGGCGCAGGTCGCCGCGGCGGTCGCGGCGGCCGAGGAGCGCTTCGGGGGAGTGGACGTGCTCGTCAACAACGCCGGCTACGGCTACCGCGCCGCGGTCGAGGAGGGCGAGGACGAGGATGTGCAGCGGCTCTTCGACACGCAGCTGTTCGGCACCGTGCGCACCGTGAAGGCGGTGCTGCCCGGGATGCGCTCCCGCCGCTCCGGCACGATCGTGAACCTGTCCTCGATCGGCGCGCGCGTCTCGCCGGAGGGCTCGGGCTACTACGCCGCCGTGAAGGCCGCGATCGAGGCGCTCACCCTCTCGCTCCGCAAGGAGGTCGCGCCCCTCGGGATCACGGCGTTCTCCGTCGAGCCCGGCGGGTTCCGCACCGACTTCGCCGGCCGCTCGCTGACGCAGTCGTCGCAGCCGATCGCCGACTACGCCGACACGGCGGGCAAGCGCCGCAAGGAGAACGACACCGTCCACGGCACGCAGGCCGGCGATCCCGCGAAGGCGGCCGCCGCACTGATCCAGGTCGTCGAGGCGGAGTCGACCCCGTCCCTGCTGCTGCTCGGCAACGACGCCTCCGACGCCTACCGCACCGCGCTGAACGCCCTCCTCGCCGAGGCCGACGAGTGGGAGGCGCTCAGCCGGAGCACCGACTTCTGA
- a CDS encoding GMC family oxidoreductase — MNTAGMRRFALDEVVDAVVIGTGAGGAPLLASLAARGLRVVALEAGPHFDPVDYTADEDAATQINWMEERLSGGETPTAFGPNNSGRGVGGATLHWGAFTPRPDPRDLLLRTESGLGRDWPVAHAELTSYIEQVEATIGVSGPADYPWDPSRRYLQGPVGRNASADMMLRGCEALGIRATDAPAAVLSRGREQSAFGDRPACVNCGQCHQGCRTGAKASTENTYLPQAVRDGAEIRAESFVHGIELDAAGRVSAVVYTADGVERRQRCAALFLCAGGVETPRLLLHTGLANSSGQVGRNFLAHGATQVWGTFESEMRGYRGYPSSVITEDTVRPADADFAGGYLIQSLGVMPLTLATTLARGGGLWGRELVDALDGYRFLAGVGINAECLPAEGNLLELTDELDEHGVPKARISFSAGANEKAIDAHAIRTMTAIVEAAGATSTRVLARTAHTLGTCRMGTDPDDAVIDSDGRSFDIRNLWVCDNSVFPSALIANPALATMALSLRTADRFLARA, encoded by the coding sequence ATGAACACCGCAGGCATGCGCCGCTTCGCTCTCGACGAGGTCGTCGACGCCGTCGTGATCGGCACGGGCGCGGGAGGCGCGCCGCTCCTCGCCTCCCTCGCCGCGCGCGGCCTCCGCGTCGTCGCGCTCGAGGCCGGCCCGCACTTCGACCCGGTCGACTACACGGCCGACGAGGACGCGGCCACGCAGATCAACTGGATGGAGGAGCGCCTCAGCGGCGGCGAGACCCCCACCGCCTTCGGCCCGAACAACAGCGGCCGCGGAGTCGGCGGCGCGACGCTGCACTGGGGCGCCTTCACCCCGCGCCCCGACCCGCGCGACCTGCTGCTGCGCACCGAGTCGGGCCTCGGCCGCGACTGGCCGGTCGCGCACGCCGAGCTGACCTCCTACATCGAGCAGGTGGAGGCGACCATCGGCGTCTCGGGGCCGGCCGACTACCCGTGGGACCCCTCCCGCCGCTACCTGCAGGGGCCGGTCGGCCGCAACGCCTCGGCCGACATGATGCTGCGCGGCTGCGAGGCCCTCGGCATCCGCGCCACCGATGCTCCCGCCGCCGTGCTCAGCCGGGGCCGCGAGCAGAGCGCCTTCGGCGACCGCCCCGCCTGCGTCAACTGCGGCCAGTGCCACCAGGGCTGCCGCACCGGCGCCAAGGCGAGCACCGAGAACACCTACCTCCCGCAGGCCGTCCGCGACGGGGCCGAGATCCGGGCGGAGTCGTTCGTGCACGGCATCGAGCTCGATGCGGCCGGTCGCGTCAGCGCCGTCGTCTACACCGCCGACGGCGTCGAGCGCCGGCAGCGCTGCGCGGCGCTGTTCCTCTGCGCGGGCGGAGTCGAGACTCCGCGCCTCCTGCTGCACACGGGCCTCGCGAACAGCAGCGGGCAGGTCGGCCGCAACTTCCTGGCGCACGGCGCCACGCAGGTCTGGGGCACCTTCGAGAGCGAGATGCGCGGCTACCGCGGCTATCCCTCGTCCGTGATCACCGAGGACACGGTGCGCCCCGCCGACGCCGACTTCGCCGGCGGCTACCTCATCCAGAGCCTCGGAGTGATGCCGCTCACCCTCGCGACGACCCTCGCCCGCGGCGGAGGCCTGTGGGGACGCGAGCTGGTCGACGCGCTCGACGGCTACCGCTTCCTGGCGGGAGTCGGCATCAACGCCGAGTGCCTGCCCGCCGAGGGCAACCTGCTCGAGCTGACCGACGAGCTCGACGAGCACGGCGTGCCGAAGGCGCGCATCTCGTTCTCGGCCGGCGCGAACGAGAAGGCGATCGACGCGCACGCGATTCGCACCATGACGGCGATCGTCGAGGCGGCCGGGGCGACGAGCACACGCGTGCTGGCGCGCACCGCGCACACCCTCGGGACCTGCCGGATGGGGACGGACCCCGACGACGCGGTCATCGACTCCGACGGCCGCAGCTTCGACATCCGCAACCTCTGGGTCTGCGACAACTCGGTGTTCCCGAGCGCGCTGATCGCCAACCCGGCGCTCGCGACGATGGCGCTGTCGCTGCGCACGGCGGACCGCTTCCTCGCGCGGGCGTGA
- a CDS encoding HNH endonuclease signature motif containing protein, with amino-acid sequence MAGAGVVEAAVTSLEEVREGAGEVGRLAREASPRLLASDVRLYEVYRAALAIPLSFARGGLSARESNHLVERSIRAELAVGSGVSERDVARDLERAHLLVEDLPVTRAALAGSRMRWEAGKVICSVAATLPKESLAVFDERAADAALTRTPTQLRRFLARLREELHEKPLAERHARAKEDRAVWLTPDLDGMATLSAYLPAPIAVGVYDRLDRIARTLRDGGTGAGDGDPGDERTLAQLRADALADLLCDGDISGTTPLGDERDAPPTFVPGVRAEIRLTLAASTAAGLDDAPADLDGYGPVPADLARDLVRVGASFTRILTDPDTGAVTSVGRTHRLPPSRMRLHLQLRDQTCRFPGCTRRASTAEADHTIEWRHGGQTTLENLASLCTAHHHVRHGDRWTYRLHPDGTTEWTTPTGRHVTTSPPALPGRPPAPPPRFDDDPPPF; translated from the coding sequence ATGGCAGGAGCGGGTGTGGTGGAGGCGGCGGTGACGTCGCTCGAGGAGGTGCGCGAGGGCGCCGGCGAGGTCGGCCGGCTCGCTCGGGAGGCGTCGCCGAGACTGCTCGCCTCCGATGTCCGGTTGTACGAGGTGTATCGGGCGGCGCTGGCGATCCCGCTGTCGTTCGCCCGCGGGGGCCTGTCGGCGCGGGAGTCGAACCATCTCGTGGAGCGGTCGATCCGCGCGGAGCTGGCGGTCGGGTCGGGGGTGTCCGAGCGGGACGTGGCGCGCGATCTGGAGCGCGCGCACCTGCTCGTGGAGGATCTCCCGGTGACGCGGGCGGCGCTCGCGGGGTCGAGGATGCGGTGGGAGGCCGGGAAGGTGATCTGCTCCGTCGCGGCGACCCTGCCGAAGGAGTCGCTCGCCGTGTTCGACGAGCGCGCGGCCGACGCGGCCCTGACGAGGACCCCGACCCAGCTGCGCCGTTTCCTGGCGCGGCTGCGGGAGGAGCTGCACGAGAAGCCCCTCGCCGAACGGCACGCCCGAGCCAAGGAGGACCGGGCGGTGTGGCTGACGCCCGACCTCGACGGGATGGCGACCCTGTCCGCGTACCTGCCGGCGCCGATCGCCGTCGGCGTCTACGACCGCCTCGACCGGATCGCCCGGACACTCCGCGACGGTGGGACGGGCGCCGGTGACGGCGACCCCGGGGACGAACGGACCCTCGCGCAGCTGCGCGCGGATGCCCTGGCCGATCTGCTCTGCGACGGCGACATCTCCGGGACGACGCCCCTCGGCGACGAACGCGACGCCCCTCCGACGTTCGTGCCGGGCGTGCGCGCCGAGATCCGGTTGACCCTGGCCGCGAGCACCGCGGCCGGTCTCGACGACGCCCCTGCCGACCTCGACGGCTACGGCCCCGTCCCCGCCGACCTCGCGCGCGACCTGGTCCGGGTCGGGGCGTCGTTCACGCGGATCCTGACCGACCCGGACACCGGTGCCGTCACCTCCGTCGGCCGCACCCACCGCCTCCCACCCTCGCGGATGCGCCTGCACCTCCAGCTGCGCGACCAGACCTGCCGGTTCCCCGGCTGCACCCGCCGAGCGTCCACGGCGGAGGCCGACCACACGATCGAATGGCGCCACGGCGGACAGACCACGCTCGAGAACCTCGCGTCCCTCTGCACCGCGCACCACCACGTCCGCCACGGCGACCGGTGGACCTACCGCCTCCACCCCGACGGCACCACGGAGTGGACCACCCCCACCGGACGCCACGTCACCACCTCTCCACCCGCCCTCCCCGGCAGGCCACCCGCACCACCCCCGCGGTTCGACGACGACCCGCCACCGTTCTGA
- a CDS encoding ABC transporter ATP-binding protein, translated as MTPAPVRTADVHVLDLVKRYETAIGGVLAMADVTLDIPSGEFVAVVGASGCGKSTLLRILAGFEEATEGVVEVGGVPVASPGPDRGVVFQDYGLFPWLSVRENVAYGPRRKKLPKAAVTEVTDRFIEAVRLTRFADRFPGELSGGMQQRVAIARVLANEPSVLLMDEPFGALDALTRSDLQAELKRIHRETRTTVLFVTHSIEEAVYLADRVVVMTGGASHGVPGHISEIVPIALPEERDVTTPEFNEYKRRISELVHAPA; from the coding sequence ATGACGCCCGCACCCGTCCGCACCGCCGACGTCCACGTGCTCGACCTCGTCAAGCGCTACGAGACCGCGATCGGCGGTGTGCTCGCCATGGCCGACGTGACGCTCGACATCCCCTCCGGCGAGTTCGTGGCCGTCGTCGGCGCGAGCGGCTGCGGCAAGTCGACGCTGCTGCGCATCCTCGCCGGGTTCGAGGAGGCGACCGAGGGAGTGGTCGAGGTCGGCGGCGTCCCCGTCGCCTCCCCCGGTCCCGATCGCGGCGTGGTGTTCCAGGACTACGGGCTCTTCCCCTGGCTGAGCGTGCGCGAGAACGTGGCCTACGGGCCCCGGCGCAAGAAGCTGCCGAAGGCGGCCGTGACCGAGGTGACCGACCGCTTCATCGAGGCGGTGCGGCTCACGCGCTTCGCCGACCGGTTCCCGGGGGAGCTGTCCGGAGGCATGCAGCAGCGGGTCGCGATCGCCCGCGTGCTCGCGAACGAGCCCTCCGTGCTGCTGATGGACGAGCCGTTCGGCGCGCTCGACGCACTGACCCGCTCGGACCTGCAGGCCGAGCTCAAGCGCATCCACCGCGAGACGCGCACCACCGTGCTGTTCGTCACCCACTCGATCGAGGAGGCGGTCTACCTCGCCGACCGCGTCGTCGTGATGACCGGGGGCGCCTCGCACGGCGTCCCCGGCCACATCAGCGAGATCGTGCCGATCGCTCTCCCGGAGGAGCGCGACGTCACCACGCCCGAGTTCAACGAGTACAAGCGGCGGATCTCGGAGCTGGTGCACGCGCCGGCCTGA
- a CDS encoding alpha/beta hydrolase, which produces MPPSAADTPTLFALHGLGLSRRLFDALARELDGAVDVIALDLPGFGDEHESPETSVEQMTESVVRRIREHSARRWLIAGHSMGGRIASLVAERTMSGRSGLFGLAGVVLMAGSPLSPEPMDEERRRTMLDWVDDGPLDDDQARTFLDQNVGAPLPSALEQQALADLRRTSPDAWREWLETGSRTDFSGDVSALPALLIAGGEDGDLGEDAQRRTNGRLYPRSRLVTFEGAGHLIPLERPVELAAEIRAFWAQEAGTGPIVPGDASRAIASARTSSRVRAGLAERALSDDPDYQPQVLTSAQLTTLRAVADRVVPQDGPPIDLAARVDAQLAEGTGDGWRNAELPADPVAYVLALDALAGFESLADQDAALRDLGTSARGALSADQLTAWFEDCRVDLVRQWLAHPATMARVGYDGYATGGDTALIPGFRLLGAEEREPWEPTARSRR; this is translated from the coding sequence ATGCCCCCGAGTGCCGCCGACACTCCCACCCTCTTCGCCCTGCACGGTCTGGGCCTCAGCCGACGCCTCTTCGACGCCCTCGCCCGCGAGCTCGACGGCGCGGTCGACGTGATCGCACTCGACCTGCCGGGGTTCGGCGACGAGCACGAGAGCCCGGAGACGTCCGTCGAGCAGATGACCGAGTCCGTCGTCCGCCGCATCCGCGAGCACTCGGCCCGCCGCTGGCTGATCGCCGGCCACAGCATGGGCGGCAGGATCGCCTCCCTCGTCGCCGAGCGGACGATGTCGGGCCGCTCCGGTCTGTTCGGCCTCGCCGGAGTCGTGCTCATGGCGGGCTCGCCGCTCTCGCCCGAGCCGATGGACGAGGAGCGTCGCCGCACCATGCTCGACTGGGTCGACGACGGCCCGCTCGACGACGACCAGGCGCGCACCTTCCTCGACCAGAACGTGGGAGCGCCGCTGCCGTCGGCGCTCGAGCAGCAGGCCCTCGCCGATCTGCGGCGCACCTCGCCGGACGCGTGGCGCGAGTGGCTCGAGACCGGGAGCCGCACCGACTTCTCGGGCGACGTCTCCGCCCTGCCCGCTCTGCTGATCGCGGGCGGCGAGGACGGCGACCTCGGCGAGGACGCCCAGCGCCGCACCAACGGCCGCCTCTACCCGCGCTCGCGGCTCGTCACCTTCGAGGGGGCCGGCCACCTGATCCCCCTCGAGCGCCCGGTCGAGCTCGCCGCCGAGATCCGCGCGTTCTGGGCCCAGGAGGCGGGCACCGGCCCGATCGTGCCGGGCGACGCCTCCCGCGCTATCGCCTCGGCCCGCACGAGCAGCCGCGTGCGCGCCGGGCTCGCCGAGCGCGCCCTGTCCGACGACCCGGACTACCAGCCGCAGGTGCTCACCTCCGCGCAGCTGACCACCCTGCGCGCCGTCGCCGACCGGGTGGTGCCGCAGGACGGCCCCCCGATCGATCTCGCCGCCCGCGTCGACGCCCAGCTGGCCGAGGGCACGGGCGACGGCTGGCGCAACGCCGAGCTGCCCGCCGACCCGGTCGCCTACGTCCTGGCGCTCGACGCGCTCGCCGGGTTCGAGTCGCTCGCCGATCAGGACGCGGCCCTCCGCGACCTCGGCACGAGCGCCCGAGGCGCCCTCTCGGCCGATCAGCTCACCGCCTGGTTCGAGGACTGCCGCGTCGACCTCGTGCGGCAGTGGCTCGCGCACCCCGCGACGATGGCGCGCGTCGGCTATGACGGCTACGCCACGGGCGGCGACACCGCCCTCATCCCCGGCTTCCGCCTGCTCGGCGCGGAGGAACGGGAACCCTGGGAGCCGACCGCGAGGAGCCGCCGATGA
- a CDS encoding ABC transporter substrate-binding protein: MPQSRSLLRALALGATVAATVSLVACSGPSDASGDSGDTVTVTVGTLRGQPHFYQPFLYEQFAEEGVEFEVITLDTTPALSDALVAGTIDFAISGVTPTISSIAQDRDLKIVASAADGGSGFIGGEGISSVEDLAGKKVGYIQGSAQEVALRYYLEQAGLTDSDLELTTIPVPEMASAYTTGSIDAFFGVEIGVSLAEAAGGTEIADPYDTPIGRVNIGLVTTGAMIEEQPEVVQKVVDTHAATIDYMNDNVDEWLPEMISEFGGDQEVLESALENFWLRSDLTEEYQGQLEALATQMQELGFIDEAPAIADVVDTSFAPTS, translated from the coding sequence ATGCCCCAGTCCCGTTCCCTCCTCCGCGCCCTCGCTCTCGGCGCCACCGTCGCGGCCACCGTCTCGCTCGTCGCCTGCTCGGGGCCGAGCGACGCGTCGGGCGACAGCGGCGACACGGTCACCGTCACGGTCGGCACCCTGCGCGGTCAGCCGCACTTCTACCAGCCGTTCCTCTACGAGCAGTTCGCCGAGGAGGGAGTGGAGTTCGAGGTCATCACGCTCGACACGACCCCGGCGCTCTCGGACGCGCTCGTCGCCGGCACCATCGACTTCGCGATCTCGGGAGTCACGCCGACCATCTCGTCGATCGCCCAGGACCGCGACCTGAAGATCGTCGCCTCCGCGGCCGACGGCGGCTCCGGCTTCATCGGCGGCGAGGGCATCTCGTCGGTCGAGGACCTCGCCGGCAAGAAGGTCGGCTACATCCAGGGCAGCGCCCAGGAGGTGGCGCTGCGGTACTACCTCGAGCAGGCGGGCCTCACCGACTCCGACCTCGAGCTGACCACGATCCCCGTCCCCGAGATGGCGTCGGCGTACACCACCGGCTCGATCGATGCGTTCTTCGGCGTCGAGATCGGCGTCTCGCTCGCCGAAGCGGCCGGCGGCACCGAGATCGCCGACCCCTACGACACCCCGATCGGCCGCGTGAACATCGGCCTGGTGACCACCGGCGCGATGATCGAGGAGCAGCCGGAGGTCGTGCAGAAGGTCGTCGACACCCACGCGGCGACCATCGATTACATGAACGACAACGTCGACGAGTGGCTGCCCGAGATGATCTCGGAGTTCGGCGGCGACCAGGAGGTCCTCGAGTCGGCGCTCGAGAACTTCTGGCTCCGCTCCGACCTGACCGAGGAGTACCAGGGCCAGCTCGAGGCGCTCGCGACCCAGATGCAGGAGCTCGGCTTCATCGACGAGGCGCCCGCGATCGCCGACGTCGTCGACACGAGCTTCGCGCCGACCTCGTGA
- a CDS encoding ATP-binding protein, whose protein sequence is MPLDETDRDLMRAVARYLKRIEALEMSEQAAARTPLGDAVSEFLGADATALAVTTEEIAPHRLVDADIALELMAGEGGAGEGGTDGVGTGGVGPSVLGVGGGEQRFHSAIGELLGNPHTRFAPGPVTYATRATGPDSDRRVVAFGVRLLRVEGVPVAVLQRDASPQFGRMTATLEVVAADESAVPGFLRRLHELMVEHSVLRGQVLSFSGTEYGHQAGATFLARPEVPSGDVVLAEGVLESVVDHVVGIGEHRAELLEAGQHLKRGLLLYGPPGTGKTLTVRHLLTRTPGVTAVLLTGSSIQFIQAAAEVARTFQPSLVVLEDIDLVAMERSHSPQPLLFEVLDALDGLDGDADVAFVMTTNRVQVLERALAARPGRVDLGVEIPLPGEAARRRLFRRYAGSLPFSDAALERAADRAEGTTGSFAKELMRRSVLSAALRGATPDDDDLAGALDALLSSGEALTRLLLGSGPGGEDADGDEGHVVVAPGRYTSSAMSSHLEITHDPA, encoded by the coding sequence GTGCCACTGGACGAGACCGACCGCGATCTGATGCGGGCCGTCGCCCGCTACCTCAAGCGCATCGAGGCGCTCGAGATGTCCGAGCAGGCCGCCGCGCGCACGCCGCTGGGCGACGCGGTGAGCGAGTTCCTGGGCGCCGACGCGACCGCGCTCGCCGTCACGACCGAGGAGATCGCTCCGCACCGCCTGGTCGACGCCGACATCGCGCTCGAGCTGATGGCCGGCGAGGGCGGCGCCGGCGAGGGTGGCACCGACGGGGTCGGCACCGGCGGGGTCGGCCCGAGCGTCCTCGGCGTGGGCGGCGGCGAGCAGCGCTTCCACTCCGCGATCGGCGAGCTGCTCGGCAACCCGCACACCCGCTTCGCCCCCGGCCCCGTGACCTACGCGACCCGCGCGACCGGTCCCGACTCCGACCGTCGCGTCGTCGCGTTCGGGGTGCGGCTGCTCCGCGTCGAGGGCGTGCCGGTGGCGGTCCTGCAGCGCGACGCCTCGCCGCAGTTCGGCCGGATGACCGCGACCCTCGAGGTGGTCGCGGCCGACGAGAGCGCGGTGCCCGGATTCCTCCGGCGCCTGCACGAGCTGATGGTCGAGCACAGCGTGCTGCGCGGGCAGGTGCTGTCGTTCTCGGGCACCGAGTACGGGCACCAGGCGGGGGCGACGTTCCTCGCGCGCCCCGAGGTCCCCTCCGGCGACGTCGTGCTCGCCGAGGGGGTGCTCGAGTCGGTCGTCGACCACGTCGTGGGGATCGGCGAGCACCGCGCCGAGCTGCTCGAGGCCGGTCAGCACCTCAAGCGCGGGCTGCTGCTCTACGGCCCGCCCGGTACGGGCAAGACCCTGACCGTGCGGCACCTGCTGACCCGCACGCCCGGGGTGACGGCCGTGCTGCTCACCGGATCCAGCATCCAGTTCATCCAGGCCGCGGCCGAGGTCGCGCGCACGTTCCAGCCCTCGCTCGTCGTGCTGGAGGACATCGATCTCGTCGCGATGGAGCGCAGCCACAGTCCGCAGCCGCTGCTCTTCGAGGTGCTCGACGCGCTGGACGGGCTCGACGGCGACGCCGACGTGGCGTTCGTGATGACGACGAACCGGGTGCAGGTGCTCGAGCGCGCCCTGGCCGCTCGCCCGGGCCGGGTCGATCTCGGGGTCGAGATCCCGCTGCCCGGCGAGGCCGCGCGCCGGCGCCTCTTCCGCCGGTACGCGGGCTCGCTGCCGTTCAGCGACGCCGCTCTCGAGCGCGCGGCCGACCGGGCGGAGGGCACCACCGGGTCCTTCGCGAAGGAGCTGATGCGGCGCAGCGTCCTCTCGGCCGCCCTCCGCGGCGCGACGCCCGACGACGACGATCTGGCCGGTGCCCTCGACGCGCTGCTCTCCTCCGGCGAGGCGCTGACCCGGCTGCTGCTGGGCAGCGGCCCCGGAGGCGAGGACGCGGACGGCGACGAGGGCCACGTCGTCGTCGCGCCGGGCCGCTACACCTCCTCCGCGATGAGCAGCCACCTCGAGATCACGCACGATCCGGCCTGA